In Aspergillus nidulans FGSC A4 chromosome IV, a single window of DNA contains:
- the optB gene encoding small oligopeptide transporter, OPT family (transcript_id=CADANIAT00000710) — protein MEKDTPVRITSANDSVPSDDAPSAGLDTVEQLKHLKEHHHWDPNLPDEVVDEVNDALHATDKDRRQSIVASLLENSPYPEVRAAVPNIDEGGHSNTFRAWAIGMFLATVGSALNMLFSMRQPYIVIPSYVAQVVAYPIGVAWAKVMPHKTIRMFGMSVNLNPGPYSKKEHAIAVIMANATFGGGAAYATDVLLAQRAFYKQRFDWAFEIFMCISTQMLGFGMAGFFHRFLVTPAAMIWPSTLINSALFTALHDRSRPDPSKVSGWTIGRYRMFLYCLIGSFLWYWFPGYIAPFLSVFAWVTWIKPNNVVINQLFGGWTGLSLIPMTFDWTQISGFNFSPLIAPWHGIANTLLGMFIFFWVVTPALHYTGTHWAKYLPISDSNSYDNTGQVYNVTRILTPQMTLDKAKYEAYSPLFLSTTFSLAYGLSFATIIAVLIHAILFHGKDIWVRFRQIGHEDEDVHARLMARFKPVPLWWYGAITLIMIGMALGVTLGYPTNLSWWAFFIALIMGAVWFVPCGIIQASTNIQIGLNVITEFVIGYMQPGRPMAMMLFKTYGYISMYQGLYFCQDMKLGHYMKIPPRVTFAAQMISCLWSSIVQICVMNWALGAISSVCTLDQPNRYTCPNGRVFFNASIIWGTIGPARMFSPGQLYASLQWFWLAGAALPVAIYIAAKLLRNTKYARYVRLLNAPIIFGGSSFIPPATPLNYLSWGIIGFIFNKWIRDRWRGWWMQYNYVLSAGLDVGLALCTILIFLTLNLTNTEFPSWWGTNIAANTMDAAGTAVQVTEVKFGPESW, from the coding sequence ATGGAGAAAGATACGCCTGTCCGTATAACCTCCGCAAATGACTCCGTCCCCAGTGATGATGCCCCTTCCGCTGGCCTCGACACCGTCGAGCAGCTTAAGCACTTGAAAGAGCACCACCATTGGGACCCCAACCTTCCCGATGAAGTCGTCGACGAGGTCAACGATGCCCTTCACGCTACCGACAAGGACAGGCGCCAGTCCATCGTCGCCAGTCTTCTCGAGAACTCCCCCTACCCGGAAGTGCGCGCGGCCGTGCCCAATATCGACGAGGGCGGCCACTCCAACACCTTCCGCGCCTGGGCCATTGGCATGTTCTTAGCTACAGTCGGGTCTGCACTCAACatgctcttctccatgcgCCAGCCGTACATCGTCATTCCATCGTATGTCGCCCAGGTCGTCGCCTACCCCATTGGCGTTGCGTGGGCCAAGGTCATGCCCCATAAGACAATCAGGATGTTTGGAATGAGTGTCAATTTAAATCCTGGACCTTATAGTAAGAAGGAGCATGCCATTGCGGTCATCATGGCCAATGCCACCTTTGGCGGTGGTGCGGCCTACGCGACCGATGTTCTGCTCGCCCAGCGCGCCTTCTACAAGCAACGCTTTGACTGGGCGTTTGAGATCTTCATGTGCATCTCGACCCAGATGCTGGGCTTTGGAATGGctggcttcttccaccgGTTCTTGGTTACACCGGCTGCAATGATCTGGCCGTCGACGCTGATCAATAGTGCGCTTTTCACCGCGCTCCATGACCGAAGTCGGCCCGACCCAAGCAAAGTCTCTGGCTGGACAATTGGCAGATACCGTATGTTTCTGTACTGTCTGATTGGATCTTTTCTTTGGTATTGGTTTCCGGGATACATTGCCCCATTCCTGAGCGTTTTTGCCTGGGTGACTTGGATCAAGCCGAACAACGTGGTCATCAATCAGTTGTTCGGCGGCTGGACCGGCCTTTCGCTGATTCCCATGACTTTTGACTGGACTCAGATTTCGGGATTCAACTTTAGCCCGCTCATCGCGCCCTGGCACGGAATTGCCAACACTCTGCTGGGCATGTTCATCTTTTTCTGGGTCGTCACCCCGGCTCTGCACTACACTGGCACCCACTGGGCCAAGTACCTGCCCATCAGCGACTCAAATAGCTACGACAACACGGGTCAAGTCTACAATGTTACGCGTATTCTTACCCCGCAGATGACCCTGGACAAGGCCAAGTACGAAGCTTACTCTCCTCTGTTCCTATCAACCACCTTCTCTCTCGCCTATGGGCTGTCCTTTGCCACCATCATTGCTGTGCTTATCCATGCCATCCTGTTCCACGGAAAAGACATCTGGGTGCGGTTCCGTCAGATCGGTcatgaggacgaggatgtcCATGCACGGCTCATGGCTCGATTCAAGCCTGTTCCGTTATGGTGGTACGGCGCTATCACACTTATTATGATCGGAATGGCTCTTGGTGTCACACTCGGCTACCCGACCAATCTCAGCTGGTGGGCCTTCTTCATTGCCCTGATCATGGGTGCAGTATGGTTCGTGCCTTGCGGTATTATCCAAGCCTCGACCAACATTCAGATCGGTCTCAACGTTATCACCGAGTTTGTGATTGGGTACATGCAGCCTGGCCGCCCGATGGCAATGATGCTCTTCAAAACTTATGGGTACATCAGCATGTACCAGGGCCTTTACTTCTGCCAGGACATGAAGCTCGGCCACTACATGAAGATTCCTCCGCGGGTGACCTTTGCAGCACAGATGATATCTTGCCTGTGGTCATCGATTGTCCAGATCTGCGTCATGAACTGGGCTCTCGGCGCCATTTCGAGCGTCTGCACCCTCGATCAGCCGAACCGCTACACCTGTCCCAACGGCCgcgtcttcttcaacgcctccATCATCTGGGGCACCATCGGCCCCGCCCGCATGTTCTCTCCTGGCCAACTCTACGCTAGTCTCCAATGGTTCTGGCTCGCCGGTGCCGCCCTCCCCGTCGCCATCTACATCGCAGCCAAGCTTCTTCGGAACACCAAGTACGCCCGCTACGTGCGCCTTCTCAATGCGCCCATCATCTTCGGTGGATCTAGCTTTATCCCTCCTGCCACGCCGCTCAATTATCTGTCCTGGGGCATTATcggcttcatcttcaacaagtGGATCCGCGACCGTTGGCGCGGCTGGTGGATGCAATACAACTATGTTCTTTCCGCCGGTCTAGATGTGGGCCTTGCCCTGTGCACCATCTTGATTTTCCTTACCTTGAACTTGACCAACACGGAGTTCCCATCCTGGTGGGGGACGAACATTGCGGCGAATACGATGGATGCGGCGGGGACGGCTGTGCAGGTGACGGAGGTGAAGTTTGGGCCGGAGAGTTGGTAG
- a CDS encoding glycoside hydrolase family 131 protein (transcript_id=CADANIAT00000711), with the protein MKSTSILPLLSTLTPLASAATVWSGLFNESYTVADFDKWSWSSQIPPYQWYIHGSEETAHYLSLSSEYKNPNSTLDEAQGLKTTLDNTASWNGQTMMRTELIPQVESGVDIGSGKKYYHFSLSVDEDGLPNVELEHQIAFFESHFTELKYGGSSDTASSLTFYANSAAQWSTALEAGVWYNFAYGIDFDGGSVELYTSTGADDLELAVQAVSASASSNSQDWHVGVLRLDNGVDGGEESWYWSGVYVEDGEVTLAV; encoded by the exons ATGAAGTCCACCTCGATCCTCCCCCTGCTTTCAACGTTGACACCCCTCGCCTCAGCAGCTACCGTCTGGAGCGGCCTGTTCAACGAGAGTTATACCGTCGCCGACTTTGACAAAT GGTCCTGGTCCTCACAAATCCCCCCGTACCAATGGTACATCCACGGTTCCGAGGAAACAGCGCACTACCTTTCCCTCTCCTCCGAGTACAAGAACCCCAACTCGACGCTTGATGAGGCACAGGGTCTCAAGACAACACTCGATAACACGGCGTCATGGAACGGACAAACCATGATGCGCACGGAACTCATCCCTCAAGTCGAGAGCGGTGTTGATATTGGATCTGGCAAGAAATACTACCACTTTAGTTTGAGTGTAGATGAGGATGGGCTTCCGAATGTGGAACTGGAGCACCAGATTGCGTTTTTCGAG AGCCATTTCACCGAACTCAAGTACGGCGGATCGTCAGACACCGCTTCGAGTTTGACCTTCTATGCCAACAGCGCGGCACAGTGGTCGACCGCGCTGGAAGCGGGCGTCTGGTACAATTTTGCGTACGGGATTGATTTCGACGGCGGTAGCGTGGAGCTCTATACCTCGACTGGCGCAGATGATCTAGAACTTGCTGTTCAAGCCGTCAGTGCGTCCGCGTCAAGCAATTCGCAAGACTGGCATGTTGGTGTGCTGAGGCTTGACAATGGGGTCGACGGTGGAGAGGAGAGCTGGTATTGGAGTGGAGTTTATGTCGAGGACGGGGAGGTTACGTTGGCTGTTTAA
- a CDS encoding uncharacterized protein (transcript_id=CADANIAT00000712), protein MIVTSGKSSLSGPCPQGSPWKVLAARPDHRFLAEVLGLVYCMVGVNGKITSISVSGHTVSRFEYEITVLLKSGFDLDWYPAFGMGIQKQRLWWRTPELLRDDEALAWAIVPKISP, encoded by the exons ATGATCGTCACATCCGGAAAGTCTTCATTATCAGGCCCTTGTCCGCAAGGATCCCCATGGAAGGTTCTAGCTGCGAGGCCGGATCACCGG TTCCTGGCCGAGGTGCTTGGGCTGGTATACTGTATG GTGGGCGTGAATGGTAAAATCACCTCCATCAGTGTTTCCGGTCATACGGTCAGTCGGTTCGAATATGAAATCACGGTCCTCTTGAAGAGCGGCTTTGACCTTGACTGGTATCCGGCCTTTGGTATGGGGATTCAAAAACAACGGCTTTGGTGGCGTACACCGGAGCTCCTTCGAGACGATGAGGCTTTGGCTTGGGCAATCGTCCCCAAGATTTCACCATAG